In Primulina eburnea isolate SZY01 chromosome 3, ASM2296580v1, whole genome shotgun sequence, one DNA window encodes the following:
- the LOC140825798 gene encoding 6,7,8-trihydroxycoumarin synthase-like: MYRPQGSAKLHSFCTSALEHRKVKMILLLLLILPVLFFFLFKNQKERRSKTLYPPSPPGLPIIGNLHQFDSCNPHFYLFKLAQKYGPLMSMKLGKVRVLIVSSAKMAKEVLKTHDLVFCSRPPSLGIQKLSYGGLDIAFSPYNDSWRELRKLCVLHLLSNKQVHSFRPIREDEVNRMIKNLEVAGSSGEDNAVNLSVTMLNLTSTLICRIAFGKRFDENESERRRFDELMIESQAMQGGFFVSDFLPWFSWVDKLSGLLSRLDKTFRDLDEFYQELIDERLDSNYKDKIMNPNNILDMLIQLKEQKLCSVDLTWDHIKAVLFDILVAGTDTSAAVTVWAMTALIKSPDALKKLQTEIRETIGNKGFVNENDVPKLPYLKAVIQETLRLYPPAPLLLPRETLEECIVEGYTILPKTLVHINAWAVARDPQSWENANEFLPERFLNSSIDVIGKDFEVIPFGAGRRGCPGVSIGLATVDMALANLVYSFDWELPKGVSKEDIDTDVLPGITMHKKNPLCLLPRNYVFA; the protein is encoded by the exons ATGTATAGACCCCAGGGATCAGCAAAACTGCATAGCTTCTGTACATCAGCACTCGAACATAGGAAGGTAAAAATGATTCTACTTCTTCTCTTGATATTGCCAgttcttttctttttcctctTCAAAAACCAGAAAGAACGACGATCGAAAACCCTCTATCCGCCATCTCCTCCGGGCCTCCCCATCATCGGAAACCTTCATCAATTCGACTCATGCAATCCTCACTTCTATCTATTCAAACTAGCACAAAAATATGGTCCTCTCATGTCCATGAAGCTGGGTAAAGTTCGAGTTCTCATAGTTTCTTCTGCGAAAATGGCGAAAGAAGTTCTAAAAACCCACGACCTAGTCTTCTGTAGCAGGCCGCCTTCACTTGGTATTCAGAAACTATCCTACGGTGGATTGGATATAGCTTTCTCCCCCTATAACGATTCTTGGAGGGAGTTAAGAAAGCTTTGTGTTCTTCATTTGTTAAGCAACAAACAGGTCCATTCATTTCGGCCGATCCGGGAAGATGAAGTGAACCGAATGATCAAGAATCTAGAAGTAGCTGGTTCTTCCGGTGAAGATAATGCTGTCAATCTGAGCGTGACCATGTTGAACTTGACGAGTACTTTGATATGTAGGATTGCTTTTGGCAAGAGATTTGATGAAAATGAATCGGAGAGGCGGAGATTCGATGAACTGATGATTGAATCTCAGGCTATGCAGGGCGGGTTCTTTGTTTCTGATTTTTTACCTTGGTTCAGTTGGGTGGATAAGCTATCAGGATTGTTGTCCAGGCTTGACAAGACTTTCAGAGACTTGGATGAATTCTATCAAGAGTTGATTGATGAACGTTTGGATTCGAATTACAAGGATAAAATAATGAATCCCAACAATATTCTCGATATGTTGATTCAGCTAAAGGAGCAGAAGTTGTGCTCCGTTGATTTGACTTGGGATCATATCAAAGCTGTGCTCTTT GATATATTAGTCGCTGGAACGGATACGAGCGCAGCAGTGACTGTTTGGGCGATGACTGCTCTAATAAAAAGTCCGGATGCACTGAAAAAATTACAAACCGAAATCAGAGAAACCATAGGAAATAAGGGCTTTGTAAATGAAAATGATGTGCCCAAACTTCCCTATTTGAAAGCAGTCATACAGGAGACATTAAGATTGTATCCACCGGCTCCACTTCTCTTACCTAGAGAAACTTTAGAAGAATGCATCGTTGAAGGTTACACGATCCTACCTAAAACATTGGTTCATATCAATGCATGGGCTGTTGCAAGAGATCCCCAGAGCTGGGAAAACGCAAATGAGTTCCTGCCAGAGAGATTCTTGAATAGCTCTATTGATGTAATCGGGAAAGATTTTGAAGTTATCCCTTTCGGAGCTGGAAGAAGGGGGTGTCCCGGAGTGTCAATAGGACTTGCGACAGTGGATATGGCGCTTGCCAATCTTGTTTATTCGTTCGATTGGGAACTGCCTAAGGGAGTGAGTAAAGAAGATATTGATACTGATGTTTTACCTGGGATCACAATGCACAAGAAAAATCCACTTTGCCTTTTGCCAAGAAATTACGTTTTTGCTTGA
- the LOC140828123 gene encoding defensin-like protein 1: MAKSPFISFNIFFAVFFCFLLMQRAEAAIKLCARLSQTWTGICIKTENCDRQCRSWERARHGACHRRGIGFACFCYFNC, translated from the exons ATGGCTAAATCTCCATTTATAAGCTTCAACATTTTCTTTGCTgtctttttttgttttctccTC ATGCAAAGGGCGGAGGCGGCCATCAAACTGTGCGCGAGGTTGAGCCAAACATGGACTGGAATTTGTATCAAAACGGAGAATTGTGACAGACAATGCAGGAGCTGGGAAAGGGCTCGGCATGGAGCTTGTCACCGGAGGGGCATAGGCTTCGCTTGCTTCTGCTACTTTAATTGCTGA